From Zea mays cultivar B73 chromosome 3, Zm-B73-REFERENCE-NAM-5.0, whole genome shotgun sequence:
cgccacaacgtggagtaggcaagcgttggtcttggccgaaccacgggataaaccactgtgccatctctgtgattgatctcttgtggttattgtgttttgttgagactcctctccagccacttggcaatactgtgctaacgtttaaccaagtgtttgtggcattaagttcaagttttacaggatcacctattcaccccccctctaggtgctctcaggtattCGTGCCATGTTTGGGAATTGGGAGAACACCTTcttagaaggagaagatgctacaTAAAACCAAGATCACGACACACCTAGGGAGTGTAGGACCACGTTCACGGGATGGGACACCACGACCTACAACAATTGTATTGGACCCCCGATTCTAGCAATGAAAGACAAGGTTCATCttcactccttccgtatgtgaaTTATCCGGTCGGTGAAGTGACTCGGCAACCGATGATGTGGGTGTACCAATAGGAGGAGCCTGAGTACTACCAAATGTTGGTGGACTCGTGGAGTACACTTCTACGTGGACTGGGCAGACTTGGGCGAAGAACAAGTTACAGTTGATGCGTGAGCAATGTATTATGTTGCTCTCATCGGAGGAGTATAATATGACATATGATCAGTAGAATGCACAAATGTGGGAATGATCTTCATCGGAGGTTGTATTGTATCTTCGGTAGTATTTGTGAAGTATGAAACTGTGGCATGCAATGTATATGAACCATGCAACTGTATCATGTAATGCATTTTGAACCGCTAAATGTTGTTATTGTACTTGTGATAACATTTAGGCCCTTTTTAAAAATTTTGTGACCTAAATGTGCTCTATTTGCCAAAAAAAGGTTTGGTTTCTCATGCATTGCTACTGGTTTATCAAAATGATGACCAATTAATCAGTCGTATCGGCCGATAAACCGTTCCCGAACCGATGAAAATCAAAAGCTGGTTTGGATTTGTATTTGGTCCTTTTCTACCGGTTTATCCCGATTAATCACGATAAAGTCTTGTTTGATCATTCCTATATCATATGGATTTGATGAGATTGAAAAAAAATAGTAGagattttgacttgctatggattaaacccatccaatccccttcaatttaggccttgttcattTATTTCTATCCCATGTGGATTAGATGAGATTGAAAAAATGATGAAAGATTTTAACTTGTTTGAGATTTAAACTCACTCAATCCACATACATTGACCAAGACAAACAAGCCCCTACATGAATTGGAGAGAAAACGAACGTGACTGGGCTTGTTCTGTTCtatcccaatccatatggattgagagggattgagggggtttcaatccctagtaaggccttgttcggttaatcccatTAACAATGGATTGGACGGGATTGGAAAAACTTGTGAAGAAATTTGACttgcttgggatttaaacccacccaatcccacttaatccacatggattgggagctaaccgaacaagccctaagtaaAAATCTCttccaatccgtatcaatcctctccaatccatatggattgaaaataaccgaacaagccctaaactgGTTATCGGTGCTGATCGGTTTTTGGCCGCCGTAGAACCCTGCTTCAGACTCGATTACAGAGTGTATTTCCGCAGGTGCGCGCGTAAACGGATAGATCTACTACAGTATTAGTAGCTGATGGTCGAACAGACAACCCCCTGAGAAGTGGATCTTGCTGGCCAGGTGGTGCAAGGGCCGACAGCGACCACTAACCAGGCAGTGTTCCTGCGAGATGCATGCATGGCCATCCATCACCTCTCCCGGTCTCCGTCGATCGCCTGTCAAAATGACCACGGGGACGCCTGCTGCTACCGAGGACCGATGAGCGTCTGACTAGTGGGGCAGGAGCCGAATAAAACACAGGGTCCAGCACTGGCAGGCCGGTCCGGACGCATCAACAAGTGGGAGGAGGCCCCAGCTGTCAGTTAGCTGCTCCCATGAATAAATATTTCTGGTGGCACTGGATGGACACAGCCTAAAATTTCACCGAACGATAGCAGTGCCCGCTCCCAGCTCCCTTGGACCCGGGCCTAGCTTTGACTGGCCGCGTGCTCTCTCGCCATTGTCTGCATGAGCACATCGAATTCCTTCCATCTCTGATCTCTCCCACTCCCACGTCCCACCCATAAATACTTGGCCACCATCTTTCCTGGCCTTCCATTTCCCAAAAAAAACGCAAGCATAGATCAGTGGATACCACTCCATCATCCTGCTTGGCCCCGGCCGGCTGGTAGATCGTCGTTCCGGAGTCGTCGACTGGAATAACGAACTGGCGCAGCAGGAGGCCAATAATGGCCACCATGAAGCTGGGTTCCAAGCCGGAGATTTTCGTCCTCCAAGACCTCACATGGTTATCTCGATTTCTTTCGCTTGTGTGTTGATGATTCACGATACGTTCTGCCTTCTTTCAAATTACTGGGATACTATGTAATATATTAAGCCGGATTTCTACGAGAAATATGCCGGTCTCTTTGGCACAGTAAACCCTAAATTATTGTAATAGCATGTCTGTCCTTCTTGCCATTCGGTCCAAAAGCGAATTTTACTGCAGATGTCACAGTACTCCTTTGAAAAATAGTTTTTTTTCTCTCCAATCCAAAGGAGTCCTTGGTGTTCCAAAATTTCACACTTTCACCTTGATCTCATTATCTTCCCAGGAGATGCACGACCGAGCTCGAGAGTGATGTAGTTGTCGAAGTCGGAGAGATGTCCTTTTACCTCCACAAGGTTAGTGCCGCATTGTTCTCGAGTGCTGATCTCGGCTTGCTCCGAATCTGAAGTGAACCGCCGCGCCTCTCTTGGGTACGCGCGCAGTTCCCGCTGCTGAGCCGGAGCGGCGTGCTGCAGCGGATGATCAGCGAGTACCAGGCTCCGGCGGATGGCGGCGGCATGTGCACGCTGCAGCTGGACGACATCCCCGGAGGCGCCAAGGCCTTCGAGCTGGCGGCCAAGTTCTGCTACGACGTCAAGATCGAGCTCAACGCGCTCAACGTGGTGTGCCTCCGCTGCGCCGCCGAGTACCTGCGCATGACGGACGACTACGCCGAGGGCAACCTCATCACGCAGGCCGAGTGCTTCCTCGTCGACGTGCTCGCCAACTGGAAGGACTCCATCAAGGCGCTCGAGACCTGCGAGGGCGTGCTCCCCACTGCCGAGGACCTGCACCTCGTctcgcgctgcatcacggcgctgGCCTCCAAGGCCTGCGGCTCCGACGCTGCCGCGCCAGTGGTCAGGAACGCCAGCGTCGACAAGGACGCGCTCTGGAACGGCATCCGGTCGGGCGACACGACGTCCTCcgccgccgcggcggcggcggcggccgggatGGACTGGTGGTACGAGGACGTGTCCTTCCTCAGCCTGCCCATGTTCAAGCGCCTCATCCAGGCGATGGAGGCCAAGGGCATGCGCGACGAGAGCATCGCCGGCGCCATCATGTTCTACGCCGGGCGGTTCCTCCCGGGGCTGAAGCGCAACACCAGCTTCAGCAACGCGCTGGCCAGCTACGGCGCCGACGGCAGCGGCGGCGCCGGCGGTGGCATGAGCAGCCGCAACATCACCCCGCGCGCCGCCAGCGTGTCCGCTCCGTCGGAGGGCGACCAGAGGTACTTCCTGGAGGAGATCGTGGCGCTGCTGCCGACCAAGAAGGGCGTGGCCTCCACCAAGTTCCTGCTGGGAATGCTGCGCACGGCGATGCTCCTCCACGCCAGCCCACTGTGCCGGGAGAATCTGGAGCGGCGGATCGGCGCGCAGCTGGAGGACGCGTCGCTGGACGACCTGCTCGTGCCCAACCTCGGCTACCACGTCGAGACGCTCTATGACATCGACTGCGTGCAGCGGATCCTGGACTACTTCATGTCGTCCACGGACGGGATCGGGACCGGGTACACGTCGCCGGCGCTGGCAGAGGAGGGTGGCGGCAGCCTCGGGATACCCCAAGGCGCGACGCCGTCGTCGTCGCTGTCGCCGATCACCATGGTGGCCAAGCTCATGGACGGTTTCCTCGCGGAGGTGGCGCCGGACACCAACCTGAAGCTGCCCAAGTTCCAGGCGCTCGCGGCCGTGGTGCCCGACTACGCGCGCCCCGTCGACGACGGCATCTACCGCGCCATCGATATATACCTCAAGGTACACATCGCGAACCGTGGGCATTCACGTTTCCCTTCGTGATCTTGTCGCCATGCCATGCACCTGTATGTATTGCAGTCGCACCCGTGGCTGTCAGAATCGGAGAGGGAGCAGCTGTGCCGGCTGCTGAACTGCCAGAAGCTGTCGCTGGAGGCGTGCACGCACGCGGCGCAGAACGAGCGGCTGCCGCTTCGGGTGGTGGTGCAGGTGCTCTTCTTCGAGCAGCTCCGCCTGCGAACGTCCATAGCCGGGTGGTTCTTCGTGTCAGACAACGCGGCAGGGGGCGACGGCGCGCGCCCACACGCCGGCGGCGCCATCGTCCCCAAGGGCACCGCGGCCATCGCAGGCTGCCCGCAAGCAGACGCCGACAGTGACGTAGAGGGCGACGCACCCGATgggaaggagaccatcaccgacGTGAAAGCGCGGGTGTCGGACCTGGAGAAGGAGTGCAAGAGCATGAAGCAGGAGATCCGGCGGCTCGGGAAGCCCCGGCGGTCCTGGAGCCTCCTCACAAGGAAGTGCGGTTTTGGGGCCAAGGTGCAACAAGCGCAGACTGCCATGAGCGGCAAATAGATTATTTTCCCACTTCATTTGTTTATTAGGCAGGAGCCTCGATTGCATTCCCTAAGGAGTCTTATCATCTATTTGCTACAGTAACAGTTCCTAATCTAGCCCTAGCTCCTAGTGTTATGCAATAATTACGTGCGGATGGTTTGCACGGGATGATAATAAACGTAACTTCAGCTTCAGCACAGCCATCAATATCTTCTCATGTTTCTGCTGTTACTAGAATTTCTGTTGCCTAACACCATATCTGAACCAAACCTTGATAGAAAGAGATAGTAAGCAAAGACAGAAAAAAAAAGATGACCTGAATATCCACTTCAGCAAGAATCTGACAAAGTTCAAGACCAAGTGGTTTCAGGCCGTGCAAAGAATCACTCGAGATCCAAAGAACAACAACAATTGTCTCGCGAGTTAAGAGTACAAATCATGTAGGAAATGTATAAAAAAAACTAGTTACCTATAAGCACATCTGAACCTAGGTAAGAGATCAAGCTCCGGTGGTAGGTGGTATACATTGCATGAAGGCAAGAAGGCTATAAGCTAGTATAAGTAATCTCAGAGACGAACAGCATATGTACATAACGTAGTTACCCATTGTCACACCGTGTCTCTTCCAGTCGCCTAGGTCGCTCTATCAAAAGGCATTCCTCATAGCACCACGGGCCGCCTCTCGCTTCATCTCTGCAGCTTTTCCACTTCCACGGAAGTACATGTATACTTGCTGAAACAAGTTCAGAACAATAATATCTCAAAACAGCTCTCTTCTAGAATAATTGAAACTTAAAGAGAGATTATGATGCATGAGACAGAAACACCATGTTGCTAATGAATATCCCTACACATCAGAATTCTAGGGACAGCAAAAGGTAAAAACATGATACCCACCTGAATGACAACGATGCTGAGCAGTGATTCAAGGCAGAACATTCCAAATCCAATGAAGTAAAATATCTGGCAAACAAAAATGTGGAAAGATAGTGTAAATGAGTGAGCAGTTACCAGGAAATATGTGAATTCACTTATTCAAGAATAACCCAATATATTCGATCAACCAACCGAAAAAAAACATAGCATCAGGTACTGCCAGGCCTAGACTGGTGCAACATGCAAGAGGTCCATCACAGATAAAAGTTGGATCATGTTTAGCTAGGGATCCCTTAGTAACCAGTTTCCCAAATCGATGGGGTTGAGGAACGGGAACATGGTACGGTACTTAAAACAAGATTTCAACACTATGAGGACAAGATTGTTCCCGTGTTCCCGGAACGGAACGAACATTTCTGGATCGAGGAAAGTGAATAAGTTCCACGTTCCCTCTTTCTAAGAGGAATCCCTCATATATTAATCATAATTTACTGGTATGTATAGCTTCATATGATGATCCAAATTAAGTCGAATCAAACCCCTAGTACGTTAAGCAGTTTAGACTTACCCCCACAATAGCACTCCTGCCTATGATATCAATAGCCGGCAAAATCCCACTGTACAGAAATTTTTTTGGAAATGTAGTTAGACATTAAATAATATGAGTGATTTGTAGCCATATACAGAGATAATAGTAAAAAATGTAGTTGCTACAGCATACTTAGCAAACCTAAAGTTTAACAGCACTACCAGGTGACCGTTAAAAGTAACACAAAACCTGTTATTGAACATACGAAACAGTTTGATATAGCACCATTAAATACACCAAGGCTTGTGAAACATTCGAAAAGGCCATGCAGCAGTATTTTTTGTCCCAGCACAAAATGGTAACAGTAGACTCAAAATTCTTTCAGGATCGAACCAGTGCTCTCTTATCCTCAACTATCAGAT
This genomic window contains:
- the LOC100191918 gene encoding BTB/POZ domain-containing protein At5g03250 translates to MATMKLGSKPEIFVLQDLTWRCTTELESDVVVEVGEMSFYLHKFPLLSRSGVLQRMISEYQAPADGGGMCTLQLDDIPGGAKAFELAAKFCYDVKIELNALNVVCLRCAAEYLRMTDDYAEGNLITQAECFLVDVLANWKDSIKALETCEGVLPTAEDLHLVSRCITALASKACGSDAAAPVVRNASVDKDALWNGIRSGDTTSSAAAAAAAAGMDWWYEDVSFLSLPMFKRLIQAMEAKGMRDESIAGAIMFYAGRFLPGLKRNTSFSNALASYGADGSGGAGGGMSSRNITPRAASVSAPSEGDQRYFLEEIVALLPTKKGVASTKFLLGMLRTAMLLHASPLCRENLERRIGAQLEDASLDDLLVPNLGYHVETLYDIDCVQRILDYFMSSTDGIGTGYTSPALAEEGGGSLGIPQGATPSSSLSPITMVAKLMDGFLAEVAPDTNLKLPKFQALAAVVPDYARPVDDGIYRAIDIYLKSHPWLSESEREQLCRLLNCQKLSLEACTHAAQNERLPLRVVVQVLFFEQLRLRTSIAGWFFVSDNAAGGDGARPHAGGAIVPKGTAAIAGCPQADADSDVEGDAPDGKETITDVKARVSDLEKECKSMKQEIRRLGKPRRSWSLLTRKCGFGAKVQQAQTAMSGK